Proteins encoded within one genomic window of Hevea brasiliensis isolate MT/VB/25A 57/8 chromosome 8, ASM3005281v1, whole genome shotgun sequence:
- the LOC110661615 gene encoding probable LRR receptor-like serine/threonine-protein kinase At3g47570 has product MRCLNVLFPFSVKCIVLLLLMWLNFEVPSTNAATTGGGNETDYLALLKFKAMIVHDPQNATSSWNGSVHFCNWVGVICGRRHKRVTLLDLHSKGLVGNLSTYIGNMSFLRQIRLQNNSIQGEIPSELGRLRRLQILNLENNTFEGKIPSNLSKCLNIKGLGLGYNMLVGNIPVELASLSKLKLISIHFNYLSGGLPPFFGNFSSLEIFSAHQNFFGGNIPHSFGQLKHLSFIGLGSNNLSGIVPESIYNISSITALSIPINFLHGSLPSNVGLLLPNLRVLHMSINNFSGSIPLSLSNATNLQQIGLGYNKFTGKVHVDFGGLQQLQWLGLGGNNLGNKGDNDLDFITSLLNCSNLKLLEISDNQFKGVLPNFVANQSSSLEWLGMGDNQIYGGLPPWLSTLVNLSHMHFGSNQIMGNIPVEIGTLPRLRRMSLHSNRLFGPIPSSIGNLSQLIWLNLSNNNLQGTIPSSLGNCRELLVLCLFQNNLTGSIPKQLFASNSMLISVQLHQNHLNGSLPLEIGNLFNLNEFYVSRNMLSGKLPNDLSRCNSLELLYMDNNNFQGNLPPSLAALRGLREFDLSHNNFSGEIPEYLEKFALEYVNLSFNNFDGDVPTKGVFANASAISVAGNSMLCGGILELHLPRCPVEATKRSKLRLVKIAVVVISIVFGITILSTAMYYRFKKKKREQSPTSLQIRSFQKISYEMILKATDGLSSANLIGVGSFGSVYKGASVEDRAIFAVKVLNLQQRGASKSFMAECKVLRNVRHRNLVKIITSCSSVDFQGNDFKALVYDYMPNGNLKKWLHSDLADEQPSLSLLQRLSIAIDVGNGLDHLHHHCQKPIVHCDLKPSNILLDNDMVAHVGDFGLAKFLPHLMNPTQSSSIGVRGTIGYAAPEYGLGSEVSMNGDVYSYGILLLEMATGKEPTDDIFVEGFNLHNFARMALPNRVLEIVDPILFQEDEGGNNNKGPTQARNDCKVECLICMIKVGVACSMQSPRDRMDISDAIKELHSIRNNFMQAKMGPSLYQRAA; this is encoded by the exons ATGAGGTGCTTAAATGTACTCTTTCCATTTTCTGTGAAATGCATTGTCCTCTTGCTCCTTATGTGGCTGAACTTCGAAGTTCCCTCCACTAACGCTGCTACAACCGGTGGTGGGAATGAGACAGATTATCTTGCTTTGTTAAAATTCAAGGCAATGATTGTGCATGATCCCCAAAATGCCACGAGTTCATGGAATGGTTCTGTCCATTTCTGCAATTGGGTAGGTGTCATCTGTGGTCGCAGGCACAAAAGAGTCACCCTTCTGGATCTTCATTCTAAAGGCTTGGTGGGCAATTTGTCTACTTACATAGGAAACATGAGTTTCCTTAGGCAGATTCGGCTACAAAACAACAGCATACAAGGTGAAATCCCTTCTGAACTAGGCCGTTTGCGCAGGCTACAAATTTTAAATCTTGAAAACAATACTTTTGAAGGGAAAATTCCGTCCAACTTGTCCAAATGCTTGAACATCAAGGGACTTGGATTAGGTTACAACATGCTGGTTGGAAACATTCCAGTGGAGCTCGCCTCTTTGTCCAAGCTCAAACttatttcaattcattttaattatttaagcGGGGGCTTACCGCCATTTTTTGGGAATTTTAGCTCACTTGAGATATTCTCTGCTCATCAAAATTTCTTCGGTGGAAATATTCCACATTCTTTTGGTCAACTCAAACACTTGTCATTTATTGGACTTGGAAGCAATAACCTCTCAGGTATCGTCCCTGAATCCATTTATAATATTTCCTCCATCACTGCATTATCTATACCAATTAATTTCCTCCATGGAAGTCTCCCATCGAATGTTGGCCTCCTTTTACCTAATCTTCGCGTCTTGCATATGTCGATCAACAACTTTAGTGGATCCATTCCATTGTCATTATCCAATGCCACCAATCTCCAACAAATTGGTTTAGGATATAACAAATTCACTGGAAAAGTACATGTTGATTTTGGAGGCCTACAACAACTTCAATGGTTAGGTTTGGGTGGCAACAATCTCGGAAACAAGGGAGATAACGATTTGGATTTTATCACGTCTTTACTGAATTGTAGCAATTTAAAACTTTTAGAAATATCTGACAATCAGTTTAAAGGAGTATTGCCAAATTTTGTGGCCAATCAATCTTCATCACTTGAATGGCTGGGAATGGGGGACAATCAAATATATGGAGGCCTCCCTCCatggttatctacacttgttaACTTATCGCATATGCATTTCGGTTCTAACCAAATTATGGGCAATATTCCCGTTGAAATAGGTACACTTCCTAGATTGCGACGAATGTCGCTCCACTCTAATAGATTGTTTGGACCAATTCCTTCATCTATAGGGAACTTATCACAATTGATTTGGCTTAATTTGTCCAATAACAATTTACAAGGCACAATTCCCTCCAGTCTTGGAAATTGTAGAGAATTATTAGTTCTGTGCCTTTTTCAAAACAACCTTACTGGCTCCATACCTAAACAACTTTTTGCTTCCAACTCTATGTTGATTTCCGTACAATTACATCAAAACCATTTAAATGGATCTCTCCCCTTAGAAAttggaaatttattcaatttGAATGAATTCTATGTTTCTCGAAACATGTTGTCTGGCAAACTTCCAAATGACCTTAGTCGATGCAATAGCCTTGAGTTGCTTTACATGGATAATAACAACTTTCAAGGTAACTTGCCTCCATCTTTGGCTGCTTTAAGAGGTCTAAGAGAATTTGATTTGTCTCATAATAATTTTTCTGGTGAGATTCCAGAATACTTAGAGAAATTTGCATTGGAATATGTCAATTTATCTTTCAATAATTTTGATGGTGATGTTCCCACCAAAGGAGTTTTTGCAAATGCTAGTGCAATATCAGTTGCAGGAAACAGTATGCTTTGTGGAGGTATACTAGAGCTACATTTGCCAAGATGCCCTGTTGAAGCTACAAAGAGAAGCAAACTGCGTCTTGTCAAAATAGCTGTGGTCGTCATTTCAATTGTTTTTGGCATTACTATACTGTCAACTGCCATGTATTATAGGttcaagaagaagaaaagggaacAATCACCTACTTCCTTGCAAATAAGGTCATTTCAGaagatttcatatgaaatgattCTTAAGGCAACTGATGGGCTCTCTTCGGCAAATTTGATTGGTGTGGGAAGCTTTGGGTCTGTCTATAAAGGTGCATCTGTGGAGGATCGAGCAATCTTTGCAGTGAAAGTACTTAATCTTCAACAACGAGGTGCTTCAAAGAGTTTTATGGCCGAGTGCAAAGTCTTGAGAAATGTACGTCATCGAAATCTTGTCAAGATAATAACGTCTTGCTCCAGTGTTGATTTCCAAGGAAATGATTTTAAGGCACTTGTTTATGACTACATGCCAAATGGGAATCTAAAGAAGTGGTTGCATTCAGACTTAGCTGATGAACAACCAAGTCTAAGCCTTCTGCAGAGATTAAGCATTGCTATAGATGTTGGGAATGGGCTGGATCATCTTCATCACCATTGCCAAAAGCCAATTGTTCATTGCGATCTAAAGCCAAGCAATATTCTTCTTGATAATGATATGGTTGCTCATGTTGGAGATTTTGGGCTGGCAAAGTTTCTTCCTCACCTCATGAATCCAACTCAAAGTAGCTCAATTGGAGTTAGAGGAACAATAGGTTACGCAGCTCCAG AGTATGGATTAGGAAGTGAGGTATCCATGAATGGAGATGTTTATAGTTATGGAATCCTATTATTAGAGATGGCGACAGGAAAAGAACCCACTGACGATATTTTTGTAGAAGGTTTTAACCTTCACAACTTTGCTAGGATGGCATTGCCCAACCGAGTGCTGGAGATTGTAGACCCAATTCTTTTCCAAGAAGATGAAGGAGGAAATAACAATAAAGGTCCAACACAAGCAAGAAATGACTGCAAAGTCGAATGCTTGATTTGCATGATCAAGGTCGGGGTAGCATGCTCCATGCAGTCTCCTCGAGATAGAATGGACATAAGCGATGCAATCAAAGAGTTACATTCAATTAGAAACAATTTTATGCAAGCTAAAATGGGGCCATCTTTGTATCAAA GAGCTGCATGA